The genomic segment TTCCTGTTCTCTCTACATCCCCAGTGTATGTTTACCTGTTTCCcttcagagagagaaacacaagctGAATCCTAACAGGAACCAACAAGTATATGTGAGAAAAGTCAGAACAAGAAGAGaagagtgggagaggaggaaaatgggcattgaatTCATGAGTGACGCAAAGAGACTGGATCAGGCAGGGAGCGCCAAGGAAGACAGGAGGCCCAGAGGGTTTGTCGTTTTGCTTTCTTGGATCCCCGGCCCAAGGTCAAGCCTTGCTTCAGCATCATGAGAGGATGTGCAGCCCCtactgactgtcctgtaactcaggCGAGAACATGTGCCTCTACTAACATGCTTGTGGCTGCTACGTAGGCCGGTTCTTACCCTCCTCCCATCCAGGCTCTGCAGGATGCCCATCGTCAGCCTCTTTCCAAACTGCTCACTAACTCACTCAAAGTCTCCTTTCCTTCTAGAGCTCTGTTGTGATGGTGTGCTTACAGCCCAGGAAAACTGtcagtgttgcctttccttctttgGGTAAAAAATACTCCTGCCATTTAAGACAAGTGCGGCTCACTATTGCATGGTGgacccccactttctcttcctgctgttctaaTTATGTGCTGTCATATTTTATTGCCTCTGAAGTTCATCTGAGATACTGTTTGTAAATGAAATGGGGTTTGACATATAGCATTGTCTTCATAAAGAAATAACCCGGAATGCCGTGACAACAAGGCTCTGCTGGTCCCCGCTTACTGGTCTGACCTATCAAAGCATCAACTCTGAATCCATGTAACACTGGGGCTTGCTGCTAAAATAATTGTGTTGTGCTTGGACGCTCTCATGGGACTGGATCTAGCTGTTCAGTTAAAGGAATAACTTTAACTGTTAAAAGGAATAACTGTCCCATCCTTGTGTACTGACAATGCTGTTATTTGTAGATACGCACCTACCTCTTAGGGGACATTTTTAAAACTCCAATTTCTCTCGTCCCCTTTCCTCCGAAATCAGGTCGCACACATCCGATGTCACCGATTACTCTTATCCTGCTACTCCCAGCCACTCTTTGCAACCACAGCCGGTGACACCGTCCTGCCCAGCTGGGGACGCACCGCTGCATGGAGCCACAAACCAAGGCGCTGAGCATGAGTACCGACCCTCGTCTGCCTCAGCAAGGCACATGGCTCTAAACAGACCTCAGCAGCCAccgcccccacctcctccccaggcTCCAGAGGGGTCCCAGGCTTCTACTTCAGTGGCTCCAGCTGACTATGGGTAAATTGCTACTCATGTTCGTTGTTGCTCTTGAGTTTGTGTCTTGGCAGTCACAAATTCATCACACAGAATATAGTCAAGAATGATTAGTGTCAGTGTTGACAGAATCTGTGTCAAATGAAATAGAGCCCTGCCACTGACCGTTTCCTTTTGTAGCCACATCTCAGCTggatggtgtgtttgtgtgtgtccctgtTCATATGCTGATTCCAGCCATCAATAAAGCCTAAAATGCTTATTTGTGAGCCTGCCCACACCTCGAGTTTCTCAGGGAGTGCTGGTCATAGACAATGAAAACATGGAATGTCACTTCCCGCCATTCATCCTGTAACCCCCTTTCTCAGCCTCCGGGCTCCTGGGGATTTCTGCCCTATACTTCTTGCTTTCTGCTCTGTGAGTTGAATGCCTCCACTGTGTACAGACCCTTCCTGATCATGTGCGAATTCACTTGGGCCCCTCCCCTTTATTTTGGTCGGTTATCGTTAGCTTTTTcgaaattacttttaaaatgctCCCTAGTTTCTGTGCCCAGGAAAGTTGAGTATAGCAATGTGTCTTCACCCGAGTGCTGGCCCTTCTTTCCAATTGTACCCACAGCCTGAAAAGGGAGATCACAGGGTCTAGGTGTCTCCTATCCTTAGGCCTTGGCTAAGCTGGGATTACCAGAATGTGTTTTAAGGCTGCTACATCAGGTGGATGGAGAGTCTGTGATTTTGAAAACCATTGCCCTGTCTCTTGGGGTGTTTGACATGCTACTGGGCACCTTAACCCTGGAGATTCTCATTGGACAGGTGCAGAGAAGACAGCATCCTCCCAACCCCTGTCTCCTTGGCCTCAGAGGCCTCCTGAGATAAAGTTAGGAGCTACACAGCATCTTTGAGATACCCAGGATGGAAAGGGTACTAGTCTTCTCCTGCCGTGTATGTCCCTAGCCATCCACAAGAATTCACCATGCTTTTCAAATGGTTGTTTTAGGTGCATTTCAGTGGGTTTTCATTGTCACGACGAATGTAAAACTGAAAGGAACTGACTCTCAGAGTGGACACTTGTGCTCCGCAGTGACTATCCAGCTGGCAGCAGCATGCACTGTCTCTGAAAGGATCCCCTCAATAAGCTCTATTAGAAATAGGAAGGTGTAACCCTCCTTGCTCAATTGGGTGACTGTATTTTATTGTTCCTTAGGGTGCTTCCAGCACAGATAATTGAATACTACAACCCCTCaggaccaccaccacctccccctccacccatgaTTCCTTCAGCACAAACTGCCTTCGTCAGCCCTCTGCAGATCCCTGCACAGCCCCCGTTCCCCGCCTCAGCTGGTTCCACGTACCCTGCTCCTCCTCACCAGCCCCCCACTGGGCTCCTGGCCACAGCACCGCCTCCTCCAGgtcccccacctcctccacctgGCCCTCCTGGCCCCTCTTCTCTTTCATCCTCCCCACTGCATGGTCCCCCTGTCGCTGAGGCAAAGCGCCCAGAACCTACACAGCCACCCATAAGTGATGCAAGAAGTGACCTCCTGGCTGCCATCCGGATGGGTAAGTGCACCCCCATGTCACAGTCTCCCCTTTGGAAGACTGCTTTGGGGTTCAGTTGGCTACACTACCCTCAAAAGATAACTGCACATTCTGTCATTTGTTACTTTCTTCATAAGTTGGAATTCTTTTACAGGTAACATGGaaacatattataataaaaagttaaaagttcAGGAAAGGTGTACTTGATAAGAAAccagaaattaaacatcaaatgATAGATTAAGTAATAGGACCTTTCTCCGCTTTGTACCAcaagaataaaatggaagaaagtgaGCCGCCAGCAATGGGTTCGCTGTAAACAAATCTAAGTTTACTCTGgactcatcagagaagcttgATGTGCTAAGCCAGTGGCTCTGGGCATCTGTTTAGCCGCATACAGGTTGTGCCAGGCAAAAGCCCTGCTCTCACTCCCGGGCCCCAACGCAGGGGTGGTGTCATGTTCATTGTGTATACTCAGTAGAGGGAGCCCAGCCCTTGCCTGTTTGACTGCCCCAGGGCCTTCCAGGAAGACCTGTGTGTAGAACCATTCATCCTTAACCACTCAAAGCCCAGGGTGGCCGAGAAGGCAACAGACTGTGGAGTTTGCAGAGAGCTGCTTGAGCCTTAGAGACTGAATGGCCTCCTGGTTACAGTTTGTTTGTCTCAGCTGAAAACAAGCGAGAGCAGTTGCTGGTCTGCAACCCTAGGAACTGCACTGGTATATAATACCCTTGACAGAGCTGAGGTACagatgcttctgcctctgcctgagctCATTgaatgtg from the Arvicola amphibius chromosome 10, mArvAmp1.2, whole genome shotgun sequence genome contains:
- the Wasf3 gene encoding wiskott-Aldrich syndrome protein family member 3, which translates into the protein MPLVKRSIEPRHLCRGALPEGITSELECVTNSTLAAIIRQLSSLSKHAEDIFGELFNEANNFYIRANSLQDRIDRLAVKVTQLDSTVEEASLQDINMKKAFKSSTIQDQQVVSKNSIPNPVADIYNQSDKPPPLNILTPYRDDKKDGLKFYTDPSYFFDLWKEKMLQDTEDKRKEKRRQKREKHKLNPNRNQQVYVRKVRTRREEWERRKMGIEFMSDAKRLDQAGSAKEDRRPRGSHTSDVTDYSYPATPSHSLQPQPVTPSCPAGDAPLHGATNQGAEHEYRPSSASARHMALNRPQQPPPPPPPQAPEGSQASTSVAPADYGVLPAQIIEYYNPSGPPPPPPPPMIPSAQTAFVSPLQIPAQPPFPASAGSTYPAPPHQPPTGLLATAPPPPGPPPPPPGPPGPSSLSSSPLHGPPVAEAKRPEPTQPPISDARSDLLAAIRMGIQLKKVQEQREQEAKREPVGNDVATILSRRIAVEYSDSDDDSEFDENDWSD